The Verrucomicrobiota bacterium genome contains the following window.
CGTCGCGTATGGGGCAAACTGGAGCCACGGCGCGGGCTCGGAGCACCGAAGCGCGAGAATTGATGCGCAAATTTCCCAAAATTTTTTACCAGCCACTCAACACGTAGCGCAGTACGCTTGTTTTAGGACTAGCCGATTCTGGACGCGAAATTGGCCTTCCGGGAAACTTTCATGGACTATCTCTCGAAACTCGAAAATCAAAGCATCTACATTCTGCGCGAGGCGTTCAACAAGTTCGACCACCTGGCCATGTTGTGGAGCATTGGCAAAGATTCGACGGTGTTGCTCTGGCTGGCGCGCAAAGCGTTCTTTGGCCACGTGCCGTTTCCTCTGGTGCATGTCGATACGACCTACAAGATTCAGTCGATGATCGAATACCGGGATCGGCTTTGCCACGAGTGGAAACTCGAACTCGTGGTCGGCAAGAATGAAGAGGTGCTCCGGAGCGGCGTCACCTACCCGAATGGCAAAGCGACGCGCGTCGAATGCTGCGGCACGCTGAAGAAGGACGCGTTGAAACAGGTGCTGGACAGGCACCATTTCACCGGCGTGATCGTCGGAGTGCGCCGGGATGAAGAGCCGACGCGCGCGAAGGAGCGCTATTTCAGCCCGCGCGACAAAAACATGGAATGGAACGTCGAAGACCAGCCGCCGGAGCTTTGGGACCAATTCAAGACCGATTTCGAAAAAGGCGCGCACA
Protein-coding sequences here:
- a CDS encoding sulfate adenylyltransferase subunit 2; translation: MDYLSKLENQSIYILREAFNKFDHLAMLWSIGKDSTVLLWLARKAFFGHVPFPLVHVDTTYKIQSMIEYRDRLCHEWKLELVVGKNEEVLRSGVTYPNGKATRVECCGTLKKDALKQVLDRHHFTGVIVGVRRDEEPTRAKERYFSPRDKNMEWNVEDQPPELWDQFKTDFEKGAHIRIHPLLHWTELNIWEYIERENIPVIPLYFANEKGERYRSLGCAPCTFPIKSNARTVRDIIEELRNTKTPERSGRAQDKESEDAFEKLRRDGYM